The following are encoded together in the Pseudomonadota bacterium genome:
- a CDS encoding peptidoglycan-binding protein, giving the protein MSADIHLKNSDRILATIGDCRTDRSACVPSGPGPDAGEEDLAAVREYVDQFRGALDELGMLEVDIFSVDARDLESLADRKNADLLTRLIDLDPAYRLLKRRRAAIEPGASRLAPFGHSPGVPEGHYRRLVYLVQAGLAQLVDPNLVPDGSFDAETREAVVEFQATRGIDVSRPGLVDARTVDALLCELRYDAAGIKARLGQAQAPFIDGTIEPFYINGGDDEDGETRAFVREALVDAMIWVGALGRYVDVSTPAGKGELQSAIESYLCKDVDIIGKMTIGEILVEIDLANPAIERR; this is encoded by the coding sequence ATGTCAGCGGACATCCATCTCAAGAACAGCGACCGGATCCTGGCAACCATCGGGGATTGCCGCACCGATCGCTCTGCGTGCGTGCCCTCCGGGCCGGGGCCCGATGCCGGCGAGGAGGATCTCGCTGCGGTCAGGGAGTATGTGGATCAATTCAGGGGTGCGCTTGACGAGCTCGGGATGCTCGAGGTCGACATATTCTCCGTGGATGCGCGCGATCTCGAATCGCTCGCCGATAGAAAGAACGCGGACCTCCTCACGCGGCTCATCGATCTGGATCCGGCCTATCGCCTTCTGAAGCGGAGGAGGGCGGCGATCGAGCCGGGCGCGTCGAGGCTGGCCCCCTTCGGTCACAGCCCGGGCGTTCCCGAGGGGCACTACAGAAGGCTCGTGTATCTCGTGCAGGCGGGGCTCGCCCAGCTCGTGGACCCGAATCTCGTCCCTGACGGGAGCTTCGACGCAGAGACGAGGGAGGCGGTCGTCGAGTTCCAGGCCACGCGCGGCATCGACGTTTCGCGGCCGGGGCTGGTCGACGCGCGCACGGTCGACGCGCTTCTGTGCGAGCTGCGCTACGACGCGGCCGGCATAAAGGCGAGGCTCGGCCAGGCGCAGGCCCCCTTCATCGACGGGACGATCGAGCCTTTCTACATAAACGGCGGCGACGATGAGGACGGCGAGACGAGGGCGTTCGTAAGAGAGGCTCTCGTGGATGCCATGATATGGGTCGGCGCGCTGGGCAGGTACGTTGACGTGAGCACGCCTGCCGGCAAGGGGGAGCTGCAGTCGGCGATAGAGAGCTACCTCTGCAAGGATGTGGACATAATAGGAAAGATGACGATAGGCGAGATACTCGTCGAGATCGACCTCGCAAACCCCGCGATCGAGCGGCGCTGA
- a CDS encoding L-erythro-3,5-diaminohexanoate dehydrogenase, translating into MTEYRTGSDRFGRHRVLAPDGALPQAATRLDNSLPIFEDEILINVQTLNIDSASFRQMKEVAGGNPEGIAKQVMANVSKMGKQQNPVTGSGGMLLGTVEEMGPKYANHCNVKKGDRVCTLVSLTLTPLIIERVREVRDSEQIDIDGKAVLFDSGVLAKIPDDMDLKVCLALLDVAGAPPQADRLAKKGDTVYVIGCGKSGILCAAAIRERHGSRCRIIASATRESSVATMRSLGLADECFTANALSPAETMDRVSKATGGKMCDLVINTANVEGTELASVLACRQGGRVYFFNMATNFQKAALGAEGVGMDVEMIIGNGYAPNHAQFTLDLYRKSAVVKRWFDEKFGK; encoded by the coding sequence GTGACCGAATATCGCACAGGTAGCGACCGTTTCGGCAGGCACAGGGTGCTTGCGCCCGACGGCGCCCTGCCGCAGGCGGCGACCAGACTCGACAACTCGCTGCCGATCTTCGAGGACGAGATCCTCATCAATGTCCAGACGCTCAACATCGACTCCGCGTCGTTCCGCCAGATGAAGGAGGTGGCCGGCGGCAACCCCGAAGGCATAGCGAAGCAGGTGATGGCCAACGTCTCGAAGATGGGCAAGCAGCAGAACCCTGTCACCGGCTCGGGCGGCATGCTCCTCGGCACGGTCGAGGAGATGGGCCCGAAGTACGCCAATCACTGCAATGTGAAAAAGGGCGACAGGGTCTGCACGCTGGTCTCGCTCACCCTCACGCCGCTCATCATCGAGCGCGTGAGGGAGGTCCGCGACTCGGAGCAGATAGACATAGACGGCAAGGCGGTGCTGTTCGACTCCGGCGTGCTCGCGAAGATACCGGACGACATGGACCTCAAGGTCTGCCTCGCGCTGCTGGACGTCGCCGGCGCCCCTCCGCAGGCGGACCGCCTCGCGAAGAAGGGGGACACGGTCTACGTGATCGGCTGCGGCAAGTCCGGGATCCTCTGCGCTGCGGCGATCCGCGAGAGGCACGGCAGCCGCTGCAGGATCATCGCCTCGGCCACGCGCGAGTCGAGCGTTGCGACCATGCGCTCGCTGGGCCTCGCGGACGAATGCTTCACGGCCAACGCGCTGTCGCCCGCCGAGACCATGGACAGGGTTTCCAAGGCCACCGGCGGGAAGATGTGCGACCTTGTGATCAACACGGCCAACGTGGAGGGGACGGAGCTGGCCTCGGTGCTCGCGTGCCGCCAGGGGGGCAGGGTCTACTTCTTCAACATGGCGACGAATTTCCAGAAGGCGGCGCTCGGCGCCGAGGGCGTGGGCATGGACGTGGAGATGATCATCGGCAACGGGTACGCCCCGAACCACGCGCAGTTCACCCTCGACCTCTACCGCAAGAGCGCAGTGGTGAAGAGGTGGTTCGACGAGAAATTCGGGAAGTGA
- a CDS encoding KamA family radical SAM protein: MIDTSDPKYFQRIKAYSKVSPDQWNDPRWQLKNAVADADSLARVIKLTAGQKAEVDSAVRHSKFQVTPYFLSLIDEGNPECPVRMQCVPRLAELEPGLGDLTDPLAEDADMPVPRLVHRYPDRVLFLVSELCSMYCRFCTRRRHVLSQSKGQLAAEHDRAIDYIAKKRQVRDVILSGGDALMLPLATLESIIKRIRAIPHVEIIRVASRFPSVMPMGVTDEVVGMLRKYQPIYFMTHFSHPYEVTPQAAAACAKIADAGIPISNQSVLLRKINSDPKVMKKLLHELLKIRVKPYYIYQCDLAEGIEHFRTSVSKGFEIMEYLRGHTSGLALPTFVIDAPGGGGKIPAMPNYLLTLTDERAVVRNYRGLMSSYTNPRERDSSCSTAAEIAKTLAPEEPRNTAFFDLVDGRRVVLKPQV; this comes from the coding sequence ATGATCGACACGAGCGATCCGAAATATTTCCAGAGGATCAAGGCGTACTCCAAGGTCTCGCCTGATCAGTGGAACGATCCGCGCTGGCAGCTCAAGAACGCTGTCGCCGACGCCGACTCGCTCGCCAGGGTCATAAAGCTGACCGCAGGTCAGAAGGCCGAGGTGGACAGCGCGGTCAGGCATTCCAAGTTCCAGGTGACCCCCTATTTCCTCTCGCTGATAGACGAGGGCAACCCCGAGTGCCCGGTCCGAATGCAGTGCGTGCCGAGGCTCGCCGAGCTCGAGCCGGGGCTGGGCGATCTAACCGATCCGCTCGCCGAGGACGCGGACATGCCTGTGCCGAGGCTCGTGCATCGCTACCCGGACCGGGTGCTGTTCCTCGTTTCGGAGCTGTGCTCCATGTACTGCCGTTTCTGCACCAGGCGCCGCCACGTGCTCTCGCAATCGAAGGGCCAGCTCGCGGCCGAGCACGACAGGGCGATCGACTACATCGCGAAGAAGAGGCAGGTGCGCGACGTGATCCTCTCCGGCGGAGACGCGCTGATGCTGCCGCTCGCCACCCTCGAGTCGATCATAAAGCGAATACGCGCCATCCCGCATGTGGAGATAATCCGCGTGGCGAGCCGCTTCCCGTCCGTCATGCCGATGGGCGTGACCGACGAAGTCGTGGGGATGCTGAGAAAATATCAGCCGATCTACTTCATGACCCACTTCAGCCACCCGTACGAGGTGACCCCTCAGGCGGCTGCCGCGTGCGCGAAGATCGCCGATGCGGGCATCCCGATCTCGAACCAGTCGGTGCTTCTGCGCAAGATCAACTCGGACCCGAAGGTCATGAAGAAGCTCCTGCACGAGCTCCTGAAGATAAGGGTCAAGCCCTACTACATCTACCAGTGCGACCTGGCGGAGGGGATCGAGCACTTCCGCACATCGGTCTCCAAGGGTTTCGAGATCATGGAGTACCTGCGCGGCCACACCTCCGGGCTGGCGCTGCCCACGTTCGTTATAGACGCGCCCGGAGGCGGGGGCAAGATCCCGGCGATGCCCAACTACCTGCTCACGCTCACGGACGAGAGGGCGGTGGTGCGGAACTACAGGGGGCTGATGTCCAGCTACACCAACCCCCGCGAGCGGGACAGCTCGTGCTCTACGGCGGCCGAGATCGCGAAGACCCTCGCCCCCGAGGAGCCGCGCAACACCGCGTTCTTCGACCTGGTGGACGGCAGGAGGGTCGTCCTCAAGCCGCAGGTCTAG
- a CDS encoding lysine 5,6-aminomutase subunit alpha gives MAYRKLNLDRDKIDQCRNIAARIVSPVQKYIDRHSTTSIERSVLRVFGVEDAHDEMPHANLIVDRLSRDMLRPGIAWWFARAAVHTGLSAKELGKRLACDQLSLDSVPNVPEEKIRQKAAELAEAGIRRMDQAKSERLSRLSRYGEPPQPWKYLIVATGNIHDDAAQAASAVEEGADIIAVIRTTAQSLLDYVPDGVSTEGAGGTLATQANFRVMRKALDDASAKAGRYIKLVNYSSGLCMSEIAAMAAVERLDVLLNDSMYGILFRDINMKRTFVDQYFSRLICARAGITINTGEDNYLTTTDAYRNAHHVLASQFINEQFALKAGLPHELMGLGHAFEMDPSIEDGFLFELAQAQMVREIFPRSPIKFMPPTKHMKGDILFGNVMDVMFNVCGIITEQSIQLLGIPTEAIHNPHIQDRYWALKNANYVFGNCRNIGDEISFNPNGKIARRAHTVLENAHRYLKKIEAAGLMKAISQGMFADIEREENGGKGLEGVFQKDQRYLNPVLEMLKAQG, from the coding sequence ATGGCTTACAGAAAACTCAATCTCGACCGTGACAAGATAGATCAGTGCCGGAACATTGCGGCGCGGATCGTGTCACCGGTCCAGAAGTACATCGACAGGCACTCGACGACGTCGATCGAGCGATCGGTGCTTCGAGTATTCGGGGTCGAGGACGCGCACGACGAGATGCCGCACGCGAACCTCATAGTCGACCGGCTCTCCAGGGACATGCTTCGCCCCGGCATAGCATGGTGGTTCGCCAGGGCAGCGGTGCACACCGGCCTCTCGGCGAAGGAGCTGGGCAAGAGGCTGGCCTGCGACCAGCTCTCCCTCGACTCCGTTCCGAACGTGCCCGAGGAGAAGATAAGGCAGAAGGCCGCGGAGCTGGCCGAGGCTGGGATCCGCAGGATGGACCAGGCGAAGTCGGAGAGGCTCTCGAGGCTCTCCAGATACGGCGAGCCGCCGCAGCCCTGGAAATACCTCATCGTCGCAACCGGAAACATCCACGACGACGCGGCTCAGGCGGCCTCCGCGGTCGAGGAGGGGGCGGACATCATCGCGGTGATAAGGACCACCGCCCAGTCGCTCCTCGACTATGTGCCGGACGGGGTCTCCACCGAGGGCGCGGGCGGGACGCTGGCCACCCAGGCCAACTTCCGCGTGATGCGCAAGGCGCTCGACGACGCATCGGCAAAGGCCGGCCGCTACATCAAGCTCGTGAACTACTCCTCGGGGCTGTGCATGTCCGAGATCGCGGCCATGGCCGCGGTCGAGAGGCTGGACGTGCTGCTCAACGACTCCATGTACGGCATCCTCTTCCGCGACATCAACATGAAGAGGACCTTCGTCGACCAGTATTTCTCGAGGCTCATCTGCGCGCGCGCGGGCATAACGATCAACACCGGCGAGGACAACTACCTCACGACCACCGACGCGTACCGCAACGCGCACCACGTGCTGGCCAGCCAGTTCATCAACGAGCAGTTCGCGCTGAAGGCGGGTCTCCCGCACGAGCTCATGGGGCTGGGGCACGCCTTCGAGATGGACCCGTCGATCGAGGACGGATTTCTCTTCGAGCTCGCGCAGGCCCAGATGGTGCGCGAGATATTCCCGCGCTCGCCCATCAAGTTCATGCCGCCCACCAAGCACATGAAGGGCGACATCCTCTTCGGCAACGTCATGGACGTGATGTTCAACGTGTGCGGCATCATCACCGAGCAGTCCATTCAGCTGCTGGGGATCCCCACCGAGGCGATCCACAACCCGCACATACAGGACCGCTACTGGGCGCTGAAGAACGCGAACTACGTGTTCGGTAACTGCCGCAACATCGGCGACGAGATCAGCTTCAATCCCAACGGCAAGATCGCACGTCGCGCCCACACGGTGCTCGAGAACGCGCACCGATATCTCAAGAAGATCGAGGCGGCCGGCCTCATGAAGGCGATATCGCAGGGGATGTTCGCGGACATCGAGCGCGAGGAGAACGGCGGCAAGGGTCTAGAGGGGGTCTTCCAGAAGGACCAGAGGTATTTGAACCCGGTGCTGGAGATGCTCAAAGCTCAAGGCTGA
- a CDS encoding GNAT family N-acetyltransferase: MPLETLSLRLKQNGYRPDISYGAFDEGAMVGLWLSGIRAIGGRKVACCTGATVLEEWRKRGIAGALAGAAEGAARALGASVGVLNARAEDTTVIRLYRGMGFEQGRTLHSYTSAALQAPLERNPMKARAVDIGHAYSLRHMLDHDLPWCKMWEGILAVKDSITAVAVSDGLRQRAYGLFQPATGRILHVGLDSADEEEGRFVLGAMIAFFMKVPDRTEDLELFQVPDSAGRIPAIMSSLGFALANAQLEMTKIL, translated from the coding sequence ATGCCCCTGGAAACGCTCTCGCTCAGGCTCAAACAGAACGGATACAGGCCGGATATCTCCTACGGGGCGTTCGACGAAGGTGCGATGGTAGGCCTCTGGCTGTCGGGCATCAGGGCCATCGGCGGCAGGAAAGTGGCCTGCTGCACCGGCGCGACGGTACTCGAGGAGTGGAGAAAGAGGGGGATCGCCGGAGCGCTTGCCGGGGCGGCCGAGGGAGCGGCCCGTGCGCTGGGTGCAAGCGTCGGGGTACTCAACGCAAGGGCTGAAGACACCACTGTGATCAGGCTGTACAGGGGCATGGGGTTTGAGCAGGGCCGCACGCTTCACTCCTACACTTCGGCAGCGCTCCAAGCTCCCCTTGAACGGAACCCCATGAAGGCGAGGGCTGTGGACATAGGCCACGCCTACAGCCTGAGGCACATGCTCGACCACGATCTGCCGTGGTGCAAAATGTGGGAGGGCATACTCGCGGTAAAGGACTCGATCACAGCGGTCGCGGTGAGCGACGGACTCAGACAGAGGGCGTACGGCCTCTTCCAGCCGGCGACAGGGAGGATCCTGCACGTCGGCCTCGACTCCGCAGACGAAGAGGAGGGCAGGTTTGTCCTCGGCGCGATGATAGCGTTTTTCATGAAGGTACCCGATCGCACGGAAGACTTAGAGCTATTCCAGGTCCCCGACTCCGCAGGACGAATCCCCGCGATAATGAGCTCGCTGGGCTTCGCCTTGGCAAACGCCCAGCTGGAGATGACCAAGATCCTCTGA